One window from the genome of Nisaea sediminum encodes:
- a CDS encoding fumarate hydratase C-terminal domain-containing protein: MGNARERKTVRLKTPVTDADLATLELGDVVYLDGLIYTAREGVYKKVLENGEAPPAPFAEIGNVNFHCSPAAAQQEDGSLKVSAVTATASFRFSKWMKDWFAASGAKLIVGKGGMSEEDYRTLFVPAGAVYLTTVGYGTGALLGRGIKNVRAAHWLDELGIAQAMWVLEVEKFGPLLVESDLAGNSLFERNNREINAGIEKLYEGLKKPSLQRYGETDDREQELI, translated from the coding sequence ATGGGAAATGCCCGCGAGCGCAAAACGGTCCGCCTGAAGACCCCGGTCACGGACGCGGATCTGGCCACGCTCGAACTCGGCGACGTGGTCTATCTCGACGGACTGATCTATACGGCGCGCGAGGGCGTCTACAAGAAGGTGCTCGAGAATGGCGAGGCCCCGCCCGCCCCTTTCGCGGAGATCGGCAACGTCAATTTCCACTGCTCCCCCGCCGCAGCGCAGCAGGAGGACGGCAGCCTGAAGGTCAGCGCCGTCACCGCCACCGCCAGCTTCCGTTTCTCGAAATGGATGAAGGACTGGTTCGCCGCCTCCGGCGCGAAGCTCATCGTCGGCAAGGGCGGCATGTCGGAGGAGGATTACCGGACCCTCTTCGTGCCCGCCGGCGCGGTCTATCTCACCACCGTCGGCTACGGCACCGGCGCGCTCCTGGGACGCGGGATCAAGAACGTGAGGGCGGCGCACTGGCTCGACGAGCTCGGCATCGCCCAGGCGATGTGGGTGCTCGAGGTGGAGAAGTTCGGCCCCCTGCTGGTCGAGAGCGATCTCGCCGGCAACTCGCTCTTCGAGCGCAACAACCGCGAGATCAATGCCGGGATCGAGAAGCTCTACGAGGGGCTGAAGAAACCGTCGCTGCAGAGGTACGGGGAGACGGATGATCGGGAGCAGGAGTTGATTTAG
- a CDS encoding type II toxin-antitoxin system TacA family antitoxin gives MGTAKLDEGSVAHKEVKSARLTIRTTSTTNDVIDRAARLQGVDKSAFVVSAAYDRAREVISDHEQTVMSEKGYAQFLAMLDRPAEPIPALVEAMKRYGRQFNGE, from the coding sequence ATGGGTACCGCAAAGCTGGATGAGGGTTCAGTGGCGCATAAGGAGGTCAAATCTGCAAGATTAACAATCCGAACAACATCGACAACTAATGACGTCATCGACAGAGCTGCAAGGTTGCAGGGCGTCGATAAATCCGCATTCGTAGTGAGTGCCGCTTATGATCGCGCCAGAGAAGTGATCTCCGATCATGAGCAAACAGTAATGTCGGAAAAGGGTTATGCGCAATTTCTAGCGATGCTAGACCGCCCCGCAGAACCCATACCGGCGCTCGTTGAGGCTATGAAACGTTATGGCAGACAATTCAACGGCGAATGA
- a CDS encoding MAC/perforin domain-containing protein: MAAPSVVSAQVTTAGCSAALNPGEVRKSSSAVHFVPAIELNCNGTSEQCLPGNKILGTGYNAVYSTPVDVINNQGTGRPPLPSLVTLTWPSSTTCPGCSFSTSYNTYLVPEGVTVTDTAPGDQADILTSSSYTSYGEYYAAKQLSTYVGVESPWVSGSVALNDVRTSLDCEGKTVTSTLERVTVYNLTLEDNPTLDPEFLEDMQALPAVYEGNESDYIDFIEDYGTHFYKSLWLGGVLAAELDIEASYAKGKSSSQIEAQAQAQYFSVSGSSQVDSSERTMSQQFQESVSHRYMTLGGSQALPFPGDQTEHEAEYAAWKTEVRTNPVIARTSVEPIWDLIPDSVATANPNLEANLQSGVQAYLVQEIARLGILPNAPTAGPIWAGAGHYWYCGREGNAHTYAYSCVAQLNGGAEIESPLSPSTHVESPPNDRDCWGNSMELPVCPATTVFGQEMTVTGMRLYRMDTGAPQYVRRGPDTAAEVTACLTTYGGEVCWVGDTLGP; the protein is encoded by the coding sequence ATGGCAGCGCCGTCTGTCGTCTCGGCACAGGTCACGACCGCTGGATGCAGCGCTGCACTGAACCCGGGCGAGGTCAGGAAATCGAGCAGCGCGGTTCACTTCGTTCCGGCGATCGAATTGAACTGCAATGGTACCTCGGAGCAGTGTCTGCCGGGAAACAAGATCCTGGGGACCGGCTACAACGCGGTTTACTCGACGCCTGTTGACGTCATCAACAATCAGGGCACCGGAAGACCGCCCCTTCCGTCACTCGTTACCCTGACCTGGCCAAGCTCGACGACATGTCCCGGCTGTTCGTTCTCGACAAGCTACAACACTTATCTGGTCCCGGAGGGGGTGACGGTGACCGACACGGCCCCGGGAGACCAGGCCGATATCCTCACCTCGAGCAGCTATACGTCGTATGGCGAATATTATGCCGCCAAACAGCTGTCCACATATGTCGGGGTTGAGTCCCCGTGGGTCAGCGGCTCTGTCGCGCTGAACGACGTTCGCACGTCTCTCGATTGCGAAGGAAAAACGGTGACCAGCACGCTGGAGCGGGTCACCGTCTACAATCTGACGCTGGAGGACAATCCGACGCTCGACCCGGAATTTCTCGAGGATATGCAGGCCTTACCGGCGGTCTACGAAGGCAACGAGAGCGATTACATCGACTTCATCGAAGATTACGGAACGCATTTCTACAAGTCGCTATGGCTCGGCGGCGTCCTCGCGGCGGAACTGGATATCGAGGCCAGCTACGCGAAAGGGAAAAGCTCCTCCCAGATCGAGGCCCAGGCGCAGGCTCAGTATTTCTCCGTCAGCGGTTCGAGCCAGGTGGACAGTTCGGAACGCACCATGTCCCAGCAATTCCAGGAGAGCGTCTCGCATCGGTATATGACGCTGGGCGGATCGCAGGCACTTCCCTTTCCGGGCGATCAGACCGAGCACGAGGCGGAATACGCGGCCTGGAAAACGGAAGTCCGCACGAACCCGGTTATCGCCAGGACCAGTGTGGAGCCGATCTGGGACCTCATCCCCGACTCCGTCGCGACGGCCAATCCGAATCTGGAGGCGAACCTGCAGAGCGGCGTTCAGGCATATCTGGTTCAGGAAATCGCCCGGCTCGGGATACTTCCGAACGCGCCGACGGCCGGCCCGATATGGGCCGGTGCAGGACATTACTGGTACTGCGGAAGAGAGGGGAACGCGCACACCTATGCTTACAGCTGCGTCGCCCAGCTGAATGGTGGGGCCGAGATCGAAAGTCCCTTGAGCCCGAGCACCCATGTTGAAAGTCCTCCGAACGACAGGGACTGCTGGGGGAACAGCATGGAGCTGCCGGTCTGTCCGGCGACGACCGTCTTCGGCCAGGAGATGACGGTGACGGGAATGCGGCTCTATCGGATGGACACGGGGGCGCCGCAATATGTCCGGCGAGGACCGGACACCGCCGCGGAGGTAACGGCATGCCTCACGACCTATGGCGGAGAGGTATGCTGGGTCGGCGATACGCTCGGCCCGTAA
- a CDS encoding GNAT family N-acetyltransferase, whose protein sequence is MADNSTANDTGNAESNEPYVKPLDHRKHDRAAFSSGIRSIDNYLKLTAKKHDLNDHAKIFVVTEPDSEKVIGFYALSSHSVSQKIVPIGIARNAPNHGNIPCVFLSMIGVDKAHQGKGIGTGLLIDAMNRVARRSADVGTAAIVLDVLVDAQDDEETIRRRLNFYQNMGFEPTLDDPKRLMISIKAVRASLAAAGLI, encoded by the coding sequence ATGGCAGACAATTCAACGGCGAATGATACCGGCAACGCCGAATCTAACGAGCCTTACGTAAAGCCGCTCGATCATCGGAAACATGATCGAGCGGCTTTCTCGTCTGGGATTCGAAGCATTGACAACTACTTAAAGTTGACCGCCAAAAAGCACGACCTCAATGATCACGCAAAGATTTTTGTTGTTACTGAGCCAGACTCAGAAAAAGTAATTGGTTTCTACGCGTTAAGCTCTCACTCAGTTTCTCAAAAAATCGTACCTATTGGGATCGCGCGGAACGCTCCCAATCATGGCAACATACCATGTGTCTTCCTTTCGATGATTGGCGTAGACAAAGCCCATCAGGGGAAAGGTATTGGAACAGGTCTCCTCATTGATGCAATGAATCGAGTGGCACGCCGTTCAGCCGACGTCGGTACAGCCGCTATCGTGTTAGATGTTCTAGTCGACGCCCAAGATGACGAAGAAACGATCCGTCGAAGGTTGAACTTCTACCAAAATATGGGCTTTGAGCCGACCTTAGATGACCCGAAACGACTTATGATAAGCATTAAAGCCGTACGGGCCTCGCTCGCAGCAGCGGGCCTAATCTAA
- a CDS encoding Gfo/Idh/MocA family protein, which translates to MAKYRIAVAGAGVIGREHCKLIAAHPDVALAGIADPDPAAPAYAASLGTPHFPDLETMLDATGPDGAIVALPTGLHKSAGLACIERGIPSLMEKPVAATLADAFELARASKAAGIPVLVGHHRRHSPDIGLARETVASGRLGRIVTVSGMWWVDKPESYFDVAWRRQEGGGTLLINLIHDIDCMRFILGEISRVSAFTSNAVRGLAVEDTASVSFEFESGVLGGFTISDAVASPYSWERASGQALYFPHQPENYLFIGGRDGALEVPTMEHWHHGPGGGDWQNDLVRETLPLDGSRTYENQLAHFLKVIDGAEPPVIDAEDGARTLAVLLAVKTAAKEGRVVDVAEMLEGL; encoded by the coding sequence ATGGCGAAATACAGGATCGCGGTTGCGGGAGCCGGCGTCATCGGGCGGGAGCACTGCAAGCTGATCGCGGCCCATCCGGACGTCGCACTGGCGGGCATCGCCGACCCGGACCCGGCGGCGCCGGCCTATGCGGCAAGCCTCGGCACTCCGCATTTCCCCGATCTGGAGACCATGCTGGATGCGACCGGGCCGGACGGTGCAATCGTCGCCCTGCCAACCGGCCTGCACAAATCCGCCGGCCTCGCCTGTATCGAGCGCGGTATCCCGAGCCTGATGGAGAAGCCGGTCGCGGCGACGCTCGCGGACGCGTTCGAACTGGCGCGGGCGAGCAAGGCCGCCGGCATTCCCGTTCTCGTCGGCCATCACCGGCGCCACAGCCCCGATATCGGGCTGGCCCGCGAGACCGTGGCGAGCGGCAGGCTCGGCCGCATCGTGACGGTGAGCGGCATGTGGTGGGTCGACAAGCCGGAGAGCTATTTCGACGTCGCCTGGCGGCGCCAGGAGGGCGGCGGCACGCTGCTCATCAACCTGATCCATGATATCGACTGCATGCGCTTCATTCTCGGCGAGATAAGCCGGGTCAGCGCCTTCACCTCTAACGCGGTGCGCGGCCTCGCCGTGGAGGATACGGCGAGCGTTTCCTTCGAGTTCGAGAGCGGCGTGCTCGGCGGCTTCACCATCAGCGACGCCGTCGCCTCGCCCTACAGCTGGGAGCGCGCCTCGGGCCAGGCGCTCTACTTCCCGCACCAGCCGGAAAACTACCTCTTCATCGGCGGCCGCGACGGAGCGCTCGAGGTGCCGACGATGGAACACTGGCACCACGGGCCCGGCGGCGGCGACTGGCAGAACGACCTCGTCCGCGAGACCCTGCCGCTCGACGGCAGCCGGACCTACGAGAACCAGCTCGCGCATTTCCTGAAGGTGATCGATGGCGCCGAGCCGCCGGTCATCGACGCCGAGGACGGCGCCCGGACGCTCGCCGTGCTGCTCGCGGTGAAGACGGCGGCAAAGGAGGGCCGGGTGGTCGACGTCGCGGAGATGCTGGAGGGACTGTAG
- a CDS encoding YciI family protein, with amino-acid sequence MPYAIIARDKPGALEKRMEHRPAHVEYLKSKMDLILCGGATLGGADESMDGSLLILDTEDRAVAEDFAKNDPFALNGVFETVTVMPWRKTIWDKALQG; translated from the coding sequence ATGCCTTACGCCATCATTGCCCGCGACAAGCCCGGCGCCCTCGAGAAGCGGATGGAACACCGTCCGGCCCATGTCGAGTATCTGAAGTCGAAGATGGACCTGATCCTCTGCGGCGGCGCCACCCTCGGCGGCGCGGACGAGAGCATGGACGGCAGCCTGCTGATCCTCGATACCGAGGACCGCGCGGTGGCCGAGGATTTCGCGAAGAACGATCCCTTCGCCCTCAACGGCGTGTTCGAGACCGTGACCGTCATGCCGTGGCGCAAGACCATCTGGGACAAGGCCCTGCAGGGCTGA
- a CDS encoding winged helix-turn-helix transcriptional regulator, giving the protein MENTNKLRTSGCPVAFGLDIFGDRWSLLIIRDMMLHGKKTYGDFLEGGEGISTNILAARLKQLEAQGIVEKSRDPDSGRSYLYHLTDKGRDLAPVLFDIILWSGKYDARPFARKGVLKRLKDDRPGMEAKVLSGELDPMPRTPVKAVQD; this is encoded by the coding sequence ATGGAAAACACGAACAAGCTCCGCACGAGCGGATGTCCGGTCGCCTTCGGTCTCGATATTTTCGGGGATCGCTGGAGCCTGCTGATCATCCGCGACATGATGCTGCACGGAAAGAAGACCTACGGGGACTTCCTCGAAGGAGGCGAGGGGATCTCGACCAACATCCTCGCCGCCCGCCTGAAGCAGCTCGAGGCCCAGGGGATCGTCGAGAAGTCACGCGACCCGGACAGCGGCCGCAGCTATCTCTATCACCTGACGGACAAGGGCCGCGATCTGGCCCCGGTCCTGTTCGACATCATTCTCTGGAGCGGCAAATACGACGCGCGGCCGTTCGCCCGCAAGGGCGTGCTGAAGAGACTGAAGGACGACCGGCCGGGTATGGAGGCGAAGGTGCTCTCCGGTGAGCTCGATCCGATGCCGCGCACGCCGGTGAAAGCCGTGCAGGACTGA
- a CDS encoding 3-deoxy-manno-octulosonate cytidylyltransferase — translation MAASAKPSNPIVLIPARMKSERLPNKPLALIAGEPMIVHVIRRAEEAKLGRVAVACAEQEIADAVIAAGGEAVLTDPNHPSGSDRIWEALLKLDPGGQHDAIVNIQGDLPVLDPAVPQAALAMLDRAEVDIGAPAAPIVDEDDVTNPSVTKPVVAWEADGSRGRALYFSRATVPYGPGELFHFIGLYAYRRAALERFVALPPSALEKREKLEQLRPLEAGMRIDVARVDTVPLGVDTPADLEKARKILEKP, via the coding sequence CGGAGCGGCTGCCGAACAAGCCGCTGGCACTGATCGCCGGCGAGCCGATGATTGTCCATGTGATCCGCCGCGCCGAGGAGGCGAAGCTCGGCCGCGTCGCCGTCGCCTGCGCCGAGCAGGAGATCGCCGACGCGGTGATCGCGGCCGGCGGAGAGGCGGTGCTGACGGACCCGAACCATCCCTCCGGCTCCGACCGGATCTGGGAGGCTCTGCTGAAGCTCGATCCCGGGGGACAGCACGACGCCATCGTCAATATCCAGGGCGACCTGCCGGTGCTCGACCCGGCGGTGCCGCAGGCGGCCCTCGCGATGCTCGATCGGGCCGAGGTCGATATCGGCGCGCCGGCGGCGCCAATCGTCGACGAGGACGACGTCACCAATCCGAGCGTGACCAAACCCGTCGTCGCCTGGGAGGCGGACGGCAGCCGCGGCCGCGCGCTCTATTTCAGCCGCGCGACGGTACCTTATGGGCCGGGCGAGCTGTTCCATTTCATCGGCCTCTATGCCTATCGCCGCGCGGCGCTGGAGCGTTTCGTCGCCCTGCCGCCCTCGGCGCTGGAGAAGCGCGAGAAGCTGGAGCAGCTTCGCCCGCTCGAAGCCGGCATGCGCATCGACGTCGCCCGCGTTGACACGGTTCCGCTCGGTGTCGATACTCCGGCGGACCTTGAGAAGGCCCGGAAAATCCTCGAAAAACCCTGA
- a CDS encoding fumarate hydratase: MIAKEAVEQAAYEIMFKAGIDIPDDYLAGIKKMASAEDGDLSAFVLEAMLENYEAAKEDRRPMCADTGVPRYYVKAGNEAKLEGGFIALEEALRSATARATHDIPLRPNRVHPLWRTDHNNNVGINAPEIEYSFEPDADWVDITTVHKGGLFGTDYRMLFPGDGIDGIKRFFLDGMIAFGKRGLACQPAIVGVGLGGSKDTCMVLGKQAACLRTVGDRNPDPKIAELELELQELGNSIGMGAMGFVGKSMVVDCHIEVGYTHTGGMPMSLHAFCLSSRRATVRLHADGRAEFRTDPNWFTPYMRRETVSWEMPASAKRSA, translated from the coding sequence GTGATCGCAAAAGAAGCAGTCGAACAGGCTGCCTACGAGATCATGTTCAAGGCCGGGATCGACATTCCGGACGATTATCTCGCGGGCATAAAGAAAATGGCCTCCGCCGAAGATGGAGATCTCTCCGCCTTCGTGCTCGAGGCCATGCTGGAGAATTACGAGGCAGCGAAGGAAGACCGCCGCCCGATGTGCGCCGATACCGGCGTGCCGCGCTACTACGTGAAGGCGGGCAACGAGGCGAAGCTGGAGGGCGGCTTCATCGCGCTGGAAGAGGCGCTCCGGAGCGCCACCGCCCGCGCCACCCACGACATTCCGCTCCGCCCGAACCGGGTCCATCCGCTCTGGCGTACCGACCACAACAACAATGTCGGCATCAACGCGCCCGAGATCGAATACAGCTTCGAGCCGGACGCCGACTGGGTCGACATCACCACGGTGCACAAGGGCGGCCTCTTCGGCACCGACTACCGGATGCTCTTCCCCGGCGACGGGATCGACGGCATCAAGCGCTTCTTCCTCGACGGCATGATCGCCTTCGGCAAGCGCGGTCTCGCCTGCCAGCCGGCGATCGTCGGCGTCGGGCTCGGCGGCTCCAAGGATACCTGCATGGTGCTCGGCAAGCAGGCCGCGTGCCTCCGCACCGTCGGCGACCGCAACCCGGACCCGAAGATCGCCGAACTGGAGCTGGAGCTGCAGGAACTCGGCAACAGCATCGGCATGGGCGCGATGGGCTTCGTCGGCAAGAGCATGGTGGTCGATTGCCATATCGAGGTCGGCTACACCCATACCGGCGGCATGCCGATGAGCCTGCACGCCTTCTGCCTCTCCTCGCGCCGCGCGACCGTGCGCCTGCATGCCGACGGGCGGGCCGAGTTCCGCACCGACCCGAACTGGTTCACCCCCTATATGCGACGGGAGACGGTCTCATGGGAAATGCCCGCGAGCGCAAAACGGTCCGCCTGA
- a CDS encoding YciI family protein, with protein MPYAIIARDKPGALDKRMEHRPAHVEYLKSKMDLILCGGATLGGADESMDGSLLILDTEDRAVAEDFAKNDPFALNGVFETVTVMPWRKTIWDKALQG; from the coding sequence ATGCCTTACGCCATCATTGCCCGCGACAAGCCCGGCGCTCTGGACAAGCGGATGGAACACCGTCCGGCCCATGTCGAGTATCTGAAGTCGAAGATGGACCTGATCCTCTGCGGCGGCGCCACCCTCGGCGGCGCGGACGAGAGCATGGACGGCAGCCTGCTGATCCTCGATACCGAGGACCGCGCGGTGGCCGAGGATTTCGCGAAGAACGATCCCTTCGCCCTCAACGGCGTGTTCGAGACCGTGACCGTCATGCCGTGGCGCAAGACCATCTGGGACAAGGCCCTGCAGGGCTAA
- a CDS encoding prephenate dehydratase, with protein MTEQKQKIAFQGEPGANSHMACQAVRPDLEPMPCQSFEDMLEAVKAGEALCAMVPVENSVAGRVADIHHLLPESGLHIIGEHFQRINAMLLGVPGTKLEDIREIRSHVHALAQSRKLMAELGAKPVQHSDTAGAARYISEKGDKSVAAIGPRLAAELYGLDILREGVEDAEHNTTRFLIMAREGVVPPANNGRCVTTIIFRVRSVPASLYKALGGFATNGVNLTKLESYLIDGKFTAAQFYVDAEGHPEETPLKLALEELRFFCPQGAVKIMGTYPAHPFRIENIN; from the coding sequence GTGACCGAGCAGAAACAGAAGATCGCCTTCCAGGGCGAACCCGGCGCAAATTCCCACATGGCCTGCCAGGCCGTCCGCCCCGACTTGGAGCCGATGCCCTGCCAGAGCTTTGAGGACATGCTGGAGGCGGTGAAGGCCGGCGAGGCACTCTGCGCCATGGTGCCGGTGGAGAATTCCGTCGCCGGACGGGTCGCCGACATCCATCATCTGCTGCCGGAATCGGGACTCCATATCATCGGCGAGCATTTCCAGCGCATCAACGCGATGCTGCTGGGCGTTCCGGGCACGAAGCTCGAGGACATCCGGGAGATCCGCTCCCATGTCCATGCGCTTGCCCAGTCGCGCAAGCTGATGGCCGAACTCGGCGCCAAGCCGGTGCAGCATTCCGACACCGCCGGTGCCGCCCGCTATATCTCGGAAAAGGGCGACAAGTCGGTCGCCGCAATCGGGCCGCGGCTCGCCGCCGAACTGTATGGGCTCGACATCCTGCGCGAGGGCGTCGAGGACGCGGAGCACAATACCACCCGCTTCCTCATCATGGCTCGCGAGGGTGTGGTGCCGCCGGCCAATAACGGCCGCTGCGTAACCACCATTATCTTCCGAGTGCGCAGCGTGCCGGCTTCGCTCTACAAGGCGCTCGGCGGCTTTGCCACCAACGGCGTCAACCTGACCAAGCTCGAATCCTACCTGATCGACGGCAAGTTCACGGCCGCCCAGTTTTATGTCGATGCCGAGGGCCATCCGGAGGAGACGCCGCTGAAGCTGGCGCTCGAGGAACTGCGCTTCTTCTGTCCGCAAGGCGCGGTGAAGATCATGGGCACCTATCCCGCCCACCCGTTCCGCATCGAGAACATCAACTGA
- a CDS encoding MAPEG family protein, producing the protein MVLDLKQRGVLRNMLAALAVAAIVLGASVLWPPSVFAAPADLALRLALTLKWDALVLLCLIATIGNLARHRFFTPADIDGSGRTSGTGRAHMLQALLQNTLEQSVIAVIAHLVWTAATPTAWHGAVPAAVLIFVAGRVLFVAGYKGGAPARAFGFALTFYPTVLLTLGALACLLRSAASGV; encoded by the coding sequence ATGGTTCTTGATCTCAAGCAGCGCGGCGTGCTCCGCAACATGCTGGCGGCCCTGGCCGTCGCGGCGATCGTCCTCGGGGCGTCCGTGCTCTGGCCGCCGTCTGTCTTCGCCGCCCCCGCAGATCTCGCGCTCCGGCTCGCCCTGACGCTGAAATGGGATGCGCTCGTCCTACTCTGCCTGATCGCCACCATCGGCAATCTGGCGCGGCACCGCTTCTTCACGCCGGCCGATATCGACGGCAGCGGGCGGACCTCCGGGACCGGGCGGGCGCACATGCTGCAGGCGCTGTTGCAGAACACGCTGGAGCAGTCTGTGATCGCGGTGATCGCGCATCTGGTCTGGACCGCCGCGACGCCCACCGCCTGGCATGGTGCGGTGCCGGCGGCGGTGCTGATATTCGTCGCCGGGCGGGTGCTGTTCGTCGCGGGCTACAAGGGCGGCGCGCCGGCGCGGGCCTTCGGCTTCGCGCTCACCTTCTACCCGACCGTGCTGCTCACCCTCGGCGCCCTTGCCTGCCTGCTCCGGAGCGCCGCAAGCGGCGTCTGA